The Tripterygium wilfordii isolate XIE 37 chromosome 23, ASM1340144v1, whole genome shotgun sequence genomic sequence TAGAAGTGTCTCTTTACTTGGATGATTTCGCACCCTTTCTAAGTCTTGGCAATGATTTTCTTTATTAAATAAAAGACCAAATCATAGGCCCAACAAAAACtaatcaaatttaatttattatatagaAGAATTACATGTAGACCTCACAAATGATGCTACtctttactctttattattGAAGGTCTTGACCGGCAGAGACTAATTTGTATGATTTCGAATTCCTTTTACTTCCATATTACATTAATTATAGGTGATAAGGATGCATAAGAATTTACCGGAATTAGTAATGAGTAGAGAGACCTTCAAGTCCTTTCTTAAAGTTCAGCTCTTAAGATTTTTTCGAGTCTATTTTAGTACAAAATTGTCAATATTATttatcttttgattttttttatatgacttttattatatatcatatatataaaataaccaATCggttattttaaaataataaagaaatcgatcattattttgattttttttatataacttTTATTAAACTCTGTATCGCATGGTAAATTTCAGGTACTCGAATCCCCTGTCATTCCTTCTATTATCACTCTTATTATTACTTATCAACGAAGTACCACTTGGTTTATGGAGAAAAAAAACAGCATATGTAGAATCCTTAAAAAAAAGTCCCCTAGTAGGTTTTCAAATTCTATAATTAGTGTTTTTATCTGTAGTGATGATTAATTATAGATGTTAGAATTGATGGCTTGAATTTCACAACCGATACTAACTATCATACTTAAGccaattttgtaattttgtcTCATGCATCGAATTATTTGTTTGTGACATACCATAAATGTTTCCAAATGCATTCATGCTTAGCTAGAGAATAATTTACCGCGGTTTAAAAATATTACTACACTCATGACCTTACTTTCACAAGAATCCTTATTCTTTACTACTAGATATACAAAATGTCTGTGTCTTTGAGTATGCTTTAAGTGTCCATATTATGTTTCTTAAAACATGAAGGATGAAAATTCTTTTCATGATATGATATGTTGAAGCTATATAACTTTCCTATCAAAAGCACTTTTACAATAACGATTTTCTCATTTACTCCCATATAACTTTCATAACATTGTTTCACTCCGTGTGTAACTACAGAAAATCAAGACAAAAGTAAGGAGGATAAAACTTTTGGGAAATGGCCGAGATTGCTATTCCAATTGTTGCAGAACCAGTGGTTGCTCCTGCTGCAAGTTGGATTAAGCGTCAAATTAGTTATGTGTTCAACTTCAAAAGAAATGTTGATAATTTTAATGATCAACTCCAAAAACTGAAACTTAAGAGAGAGAGGATCTAGcatgatgttgatgatgcaaCTAGGACATATCAAAGGCTGATTGAAAGGGACGTTCAAGACTGGCTACAGCGAGTGACAACACTTGATGAGAATGCAGAACCTTTTTTGGAGGAAATGGAGAGGGCAAAGAAGGGGTGTTTCTTTGGGTTATGTCCTAATGTGAAGGCAAGGTACCGGCTTAGAGCACCCACTGTGGCTCTTGTATATTCATACTGTCCGCTATTTTAGAGGACCATTtgtaaaaaaagttgaaaaaactGCTCCCAGCAGCTCCTCTAAAATGACGGAATACTTAAGCGGATCTACAGTGGTCGCTTGATTTGGCGGACCACTGTAGATCCGCTACatgttttttattaattaaataataaaatgggCCCACAGCTTTATCCAATTATTACATGAAttactcttttattttatttctacaATGATCCGCTTGATGACAATATATTACatacaattttatttctttattttctttaatttagttTGTGCTCAAATAATAATTAAGTCAGGAAATTAATTGGTAATTAAATTTGATACTCAtttgatatataattataaacacACAAATAAATAACAACTTTTTATTAGAATACAATGAAAAGAGTACAAACTACGATTCACTATAAATATTCCATAAATGCTCGATAAGATCACTTTGGAGCTGAGAATGAACTTGTCTATCTCTGATTTGAAAATGTTGATCTATGAAATCCTGAAGTTCATATGCATGGTCTTCTGGCACTTCTATTGATGAAGGACTTTCATCGATTTGATCATATATGAAGGACATATTTGGTTGAAGGTGTAGATGTCGCTCGTCTTCAACGATCATGTTGTGCAATATGACACATGCAAGCATAATCTCTTTAAGTGTTGaaaagtaacgtttgaaattttGACCATTAGAATATGTCACTAGAATATTATGATCCTTTAgaatatgctttggaatattcTGATCCTGTACAATATGCCATTAGAATATTCTAGACCATTCAAATATTTGTAAATATAACCGTTTGATATATGACCGTTGGAATTTTGAGTGTTGAGAATATAGCCGTTCGAGTAAACTTTTAGACTAAattgaaaaaatcaaaaatttctggtaaaatatatatttaatatattattttattttaaaaatgatattgtcaaaaatatatttgttattgtataatgtaattgataaaaattaaacataaaatattttaaaagtaattggagaaatgaatattttaatggtTTAGAGGAGCTGCTGTGGAGTGCTGTTGAATTGTGATTCTGTAAAACTGTAAAATAACTcattttactgtattttagagaatctgttaagaggagctgttgtggatgctcttagtaaGAACGCTGAGAACATATCAAATGCCGCATTCGATCTTCTGGCGGCGCAGTTTCCTAGTGTTTCATATCGTCCTCCACAAGGAATACGTTTTCCAACCATCAAGGATTATGAGACCGTTGAATCAAGAGCACGCCATTTGGAAGATATTATGAATGCCTTAAAGAATCCTAATGTCAACATGATTGGCGTTTGGGGTATGGGTGGTGTGGGCAAAACTACTCTTGTGAAGAAAGCTGCTGAACAAGCCTATGTAGACAAGAATTTTGATGTGGTGGTTTTATCGGAGGTATCTTCAAATCAAGACAGGAGAAAGGTTCAAGGAGAAATTGCAGAGGCCTTAGGCTTCAAATTCGAGGCGGAGACAATTTCAGTGAGATCCATCCAGTTACGTGAACGTTtgcaaaaagaacaaaaattctAGTGATTCTTGATAATCTTTGGGCAGGTCTTGATCTGGGAGAATTAGGAATATCTTTTGGGAATAACCAGAAAGGATGCAAAATATTGATGACATCTAGAGATGAGAATGTATTAACCGAGATTGGTACTAATTGTTTGAAAATCTTGGTTGATACATTAGATGATGTGGAGGCTCAGAAATTATTTGAGAAAATGGCAGCGGATGTCGTTAAAGTTCCCAATTTGCTTCCTATCGCCATTGAAATAGCTAAAAGATGTGTAGGTTTGCCAATTTTGGTTGTCACAGTTACAAGGGCTCTAAGAAATAGAAATGATTCACATACTTGGAAAGAAGCCTTACGACAATTAGAAAGGTTTGAAAATGCTGAATTTGATGAACGAGTGTATTCATCTCTAGAGTTGAGTTACAATTACTTGAGAAGTGATGTGATGAAACAGTTGTTCTTGCTTTGTGGTCTACTAGTAAATACTGATTATGCCATTGAGGATTTGGTGAAATATTGCATGACACTTGATTCTTTTGAAGATATTGATCGGTTGGAAGATAGGAGAAACAGGTTGCATAAATTGGTTATAGACCTCAAATCTGCATGTTTGTTATTAGATGGTGAAAAATATGGTTACATCAAAATGCATGATGTGGTTCGCAAGTTTGCTGTGTCATTTGCAAGCCAAAATCATAATATGTTCCTTGGAGAATATGATGGTGAATTGGAAGAATGGCCCAAAAAGAATACGGTTGCAAAGTTTTCTTCCATATGTTTTCCTCACAATTATATTCACAGACTACTAGAAGGGTGGGAATGTGAAGAGCTGAAGTTATTTATTCTGCATTCCAAAAATCGTGACTTGGAGATTCCTAGTTCATTTTTCCAAGGGTTGAGAAGAATTGTGGTCTTAGATATTGAGAATATCATAATTCCATATTTACCTTCATCCCTCTATTATCTGAAAAACCTTTGCACTCTCTCTCTTGAGGAGTGTGAGTTGGAAGATATAGGCATAATAGGAAATCTAGTGGGACTAGAAGTTCTTCGCATTGTGAATACAAAGATCTCCCGTTTGTCCGAGGAAATAAGACAACTGACTTGTCTGAAGTTGTTCAGTGTCAGCGGGTGTTATAATCTTGAAGTGATTCCACCAAATGTCATTTCATCGTGGACTCGATTAGAAGAATTGTCTATGGAAGAAAGCTTTGTAAATTGGGAGGCTGAAGGAGTTAATCATCAAAATGCTTGCCTTGCTGAGTTGAAAACATTGTCTAAGCTAGTCAGCTTGGATATTCACATTCCAAATTCCGATATTATGCCAAATGACTTGTTCTCAGACAAGTTAGAaagatttaaaatattaataggAGATGGTTGGGACTGGCAATGGTCTAGCGAGTATGAAACCTCACAGAGGTTGAAACTCAAAACTCTCCACAAGCATTCATTTGAAGCCTGATGTTCAGGAATTGTTGAAGAAAACTGAAGATCTTTATCTCGACGAATTGGTTGATGTTAACAGTGTTTCTAAGTTAGATAGGGAGTGTTTTCCAGGATTGAGATGTTTGCATGTCCAGAATGGTCGCAACTTCCAATACATAGTAAACTCAAACACAAGGGTTCCTTGTCACATTTTTCCAGGCTTGGAGGTACTCTCTCTTGAAAACTTGATTAACCTTGAGATGATTTGTCACGGCCAACTTGGAGTAGAGTCGTTTAATAAATTGAGAAATGTGAAAGTGAGAAGATGTGAAGAAATCAATGTGGATGAACCCATCTCACTTCTTAATGGGAAGGTACGTTTTCTTATTCTTTGTACAGATCGTATTTTGTTGGGTATGTAACATAATTATCTAATAGATTAAGCAAAAATTTGATCAATAATTATATGAGATCAGCAAGGGAAGTGTCTTAATTACTTTATATGAGATCAGGAAGACTTAATTTGAATAATTAACttgctcctttttcttttgacaTTATTCTTATCTTCTATGTTCTCGTCAAATGTAATGTAATgttcaaatttttgaaaatatattcACGAAATGTAATGTTCTCGTATATATGCAGATAGTGCTTCCCAACTTAGAGGAGTTACATCTATCTCAGATTGGTGCTCAAAAAATATGGGACAACAGTCTTCTAGCAATGCCACGCTGTTTTCATACATTGAGAAATTTGGAATTGTCAGGCTGTGACAAATTAAAGTTCTTATTACCTGTTGATGTGGTCACAAGTCTCATTGAACTCGAAACACTTACGGTACGAGACTGTAAATTAATGGAAGGGATAATAGAAGGAGTGGCAGGTCATATGATCTTCCCCCAATTATGTTGTCTGAGTCTTGGAAGTCTTCCCAAACTCAAAAGATTCTGCACAGGAAATTCTATTGAATTTCCATCCTTGTCCTATATGTCGATAGTGAAATGCCCGGAATTGAAGTCGTTCATCTTTGATGAAAAGGAAGTCAGCAATGATGACCTCCCACCTCCTCTCTTTGATGAAAAGGTTAGTTTTCTTTCATTGCTTTGATGGACATATGCTGAGTATATGAGCTACTAATATTCCTAAATCTGTTCATATAATTGTGTTGCATTCTTTTCGATGATTAGCTGATGTAGTCAGAATCATATTTATAGGTGAAACTCCCTACCATTGAAACATTACGCATCTTTTGGTCCGTTAACCTGAAAAGAATATGGCACAATGAACTTGCCCCAGAATCCTTTTGCAACCTAGATCTTCTTCGGCTGAATGAGTGTGAAAATGTATTGCACATTTTTCCGTCTAATATGCTGACAAGACTCCAGAACCTACAAAATTTGCAGATACTCAATTGCAAGTCAATGGATGTGATATTTGATTTGGAAGGGCCAAATGCTTTGGAGATAAATATTGCGCAGGCCCCCATATTCAGAAAACTAAAGTCCATAACAATCCGTTATTGTCCAAGTCTGAGATATATTTTTCCACTCTCCATTGGCATTGGTCTTCAGGAACTTGAAGAGTTAGTTTTTGACGACTGTATGGCAGTTGAGAAAATTGTTGCAATGGAAGGGGTAGATGCGGATGTTAGGTTCGAGTTTCCAAAAGTCACTTCCCTGAAACTTCGATAACTACCAAAACTAAGAAGTTTCTACCCTGGAATTCATACCTCAGAATGGCCACTGTTAAAGAAATTGGAAGTTGTGGAGTGTGGTAAACTGAAAATAATTGCTTCTGAACGTTCGAATGTGGAAGAAGGGGggcatgatgagtatcttttGGACACCTTAGCTGAGCAACCCCTTTTTTTGCATGAAAAGGTATGGACTTAAAACTCTCTGCTTAGAATATCTAAAGTTCACATTTCATACCTAAACATCATTAAGAACTCAAGCAACAGTTGAATTGTAGCTTAGATGTATCACGTATGTATAGAATATAGATAACCACTCATGAATGACGGAGttagttgagaaaaaaaatgcacatgTCCTCCATCgtttaaatattattattcactgatgaaaaataaattgtaatcgatattttaatattaacccTTCAATTTACTAAGAGCGATAATAGTACTAATATTAATCCTTCAATTTACTAAGAGCGATAATGTATAGCACAAGTGGTGTGGAAGATTAACACAATTATTTTTGTATTGCATTAATTTAGTAAAAGCTGCATGTTTAAACTATGTGaagccacacacacacacacacacacatatatatatgt encodes the following:
- the LOC119992688 gene encoding probable disease resistance protein At4g27220, with amino-acid sequence MNALKNPNVNMIGVWGMGGVGKTTLVKKAAEQAYVDKNFDVVVLSEVSSNQDRRKVQGEIAEALGFKFEAETISVRSIQLRERLDLGELGISFGNNQKGCKILMTSRDENVLTEIGTNCLKILVDTLDDVEAQKLFEKMAADVVKVPNLLPIAIEIAKRCVGLPILVVTVTRALRNRNDSHTWKEALRQLERFENAEFDERVYSSLELSYNYLRSDVMKQLFLLCGLLVNTDYAIEDLVKYCMTLDSFEDIDRLEDRRNRLHKLVIDLKSACLLLDGEKYGYIKMHDVVRKFAVSFASQNHNMFLGEYDGELEEWPKKNTVAKFSSICFPHNYIHRLLEGWECEELKLFILHSKNRDLEIPSSFFQGLRRIVVLDIENIIIPYLPSSLYYLKNLCTLSLEECELEDIGIIGNLVGLEVLRIVNTKISRLSEEIRQLTCLKLFSVSGCYNLEVIPPNVISSWTRLEELSMEESFVNWEAEGVNHQNACLAELKTLSKLVSLDIHIPNSDIMPNDLFSDKLERFKILIGDGWDWQWSSEYETSQRLKLKTLHKHSFEA